A window of the Streptomyces sp. NBC_01351 genome harbors these coding sequences:
- a CDS encoding VOC family protein has protein sequence MFVNPVRHITFDAHDPYKAAEFWSAVTGFPIHPDDAVGDDEVLLDPGQPNVPGLLFIRVPDAKTLKNRVHLDIQPATGTRDEAVERLVGLGATVVDDRRAEDGVLGWVVLADPEGNELCIERSAGERAASSSA, from the coding sequence ATGTTCGTCAACCCCGTTCGCCACATCACCTTCGACGCGCACGACCCGTACAAGGCCGCCGAGTTCTGGTCCGCGGTGACCGGTTTCCCGATCCACCCGGACGACGCGGTGGGCGACGACGAGGTCCTGCTGGATCCGGGGCAGCCGAACGTGCCCGGTCTGCTCTTCATCCGGGTGCCGGACGCCAAGACCCTCAAGAACCGGGTCCACCTGGACATCCAGCCCGCCACCGGCACCCGGGACGAGGCCGTGGAGCGGCTCGTCGGGCTCGGGGCGACGGTCGTGGACGACCGGCGCGCGGAGGACGGCGTCCTGGGGTGGGTCGTCCTCGCCGACCCGGAGGGCAACGAGCTGTGCATCGAGCGCAGCGCGGGAGAGCGCGCCGCCTCCTCCTCCGCCTGA
- a CDS encoding urease subunit gamma, with amino-acid sequence MQLTPHEQERLLIHVAADVAAKRRARGVRLNHPEAIALITSHILEGARDGRTVAELMASGRTVLGREEVMEGIPEMIHDVQVEATFPDGTKLVTVHDPIV; translated from the coding sequence GTGCAGTTGACACCCCACGAGCAGGAGAGACTGCTCATCCACGTGGCCGCCGACGTCGCGGCGAAACGGAGGGCGCGTGGAGTACGCCTCAATCATCCCGAGGCGATCGCGCTCATCACGTCACACATCCTCGAAGGGGCCCGTGACGGCCGGACCGTGGCCGAGCTGATGGCCTCCGGGCGCACCGTCCTCGGTCGCGAGGAGGTCATGGAGGGGATCCCCGAGATGATCCACGACGTCCAGGTCGAGGCGACCTTCCCGGACGGCACCAAACTCGTCACCGTCCACGACCCGATCGTCTGA
- a CDS encoding urease subunit beta, producing MIPGEILHGDGPVLLNEGRPVTRLTVLNAADRPVQVGSHYHFAEANPGLEFDRPAARGLRLDIAAGTAVRFEPGIPVAVDLVPLGGLRTVPGLRGETGGPLDG from the coding sequence ATGATCCCCGGCGAGATCCTCCACGGGGACGGACCGGTGCTCCTCAACGAGGGCCGCCCCGTCACCCGCCTCACCGTCCTCAACGCCGCCGACCGGCCCGTGCAGGTCGGCTCCCACTACCACTTCGCCGAGGCCAACCCCGGCCTCGAATTCGACCGGCCCGCCGCCCGCGGGCTGCGCCTCGACATCGCCGCCGGTACGGCCGTCCGCTTCGAGCCGGGCATCCCGGTCGCCGTGGACCTCGTACCGCTCGGCGGACTGCGCACCGTGCCGGGGCTGCGCGGGGAGACCGGAGGGCCGCTCGATGGCTGA